The following proteins come from a genomic window of Carassius auratus strain Wakin unplaced genomic scaffold, ASM336829v1 scaf_tig00214720, whole genome shotgun sequence:
- the LOC113092871 gene encoding uncharacterized protein LOC113092871, whose amino-acid sequence MYEKMANVKAAGANVSAPPRRQKKVAKERILTQLKDTLRKPLHSTPCRTNPLHSEEEVESETVDTNVDLFNYPGNSQPTKQKKVANERVLTQLKHTLRKPLHSDPRRTNPLHSEEEVQAETVDTNVDLFDYPENFQPTDTLDAAEASGESVEQPLFVSGEVLKALKEIPTLVQCVKELISSMNRGIDTASTSSGSSSSAQEMISLGNMAVQVNKTCFRRLNRSRMSLFTQELAVLLFGREVLGSSSLTGNRSQKEWLNPEKINALIDTVISEFPGTSQSEVRAVIRRKCNNESFVSKKKTL is encoded by the exons ATGTATGAGAAGATGGCGAACGTCAAGGCAGCAGGAGCTAACGTTAGCGCTCCACCAAGA agacaaaaaaaagttgcaaaagaGAGGATTCTCACTCAGTTGAAGGATACACTGAGGAAaccactccactccactccatGCAGAACCAATCCATTACATAGTGAGGAGGAAGTTGAATCCGAAACGGTGGACACAAACGTGGATTTGTTCAATTACCCAGGGAATTCTCAACCAACC aaacaaaaaaaggttgcaaATGAGAGGGTCCTCACTCAGCTGAAGCATACACTGAGGAAACCACTCCACTCTGATCCACGCAGAACCAATCCGTTACATAGTGAGGAGGAAGTTCAAGCCGAAACCGTGGACACAAATGTGGATTTGTTCGATTACCCAGAGAATTTTCAACCAACC gaTACCTTAGATGCTGCTGAGGCAAGTGGAGAGAGCGTGGAACAGCCATTATTTGTCAGTGGTGAAGTGTTGAAAGCTTTGAAAG aaattcCCACCTTAGTGCAGTGTGTAAAGGAACTAATATCCTCAATGAACAGAGGGATCGATACAGCAAGCACAAGCTCAGGGTCCTCCAGCTCAGCCCAAGAGATG aTTTCTCTGGGCAACATGGCTGTCCAAGTCAACAAAACCTGCTTTAGGAGATTGAATAGGAGCAGAATGTCCCTGTTCACTCAAGAGTTAGCTGTTTTGTTGTTTGGGAGGGAGGTTCTGGGTTCATCTAGCCTCACTGGGAATAGGTCCCAAAAAGAATGGCTGAACCCAGAAAAAATTAATGCACTTATTG ACACTGTTATATCCGAGTTTCCGGGCACGTCACAGTCCGAGGTTAGAGCCGTAATACGGCGAAAGTGCAATAACGAAAgttttgtttcaaaaaaaaaaacactgtaa
- the LOC113092849 gene encoding uncharacterized protein LOC113092849, translated as MMAHKRRYKEHVLDDLRQPSKATKYRRITESENYFKCRDRGSYKKYLNCPSSHKEKRRVSTELSQNAPHEGPLTESASSQTAGLQHEQDTQNNKSSEPDSEAAWRQSHLVQVMELPSTSDQDRPWTHISGDQPDIKMLTELQDISWTQPEENKSVPTADQHEPNKKVWQDISWTQPEENMSFPTPDQQEPNEKVSSFYFCMFSIQHVSFAIGYFLQ; from the exons ATGATGgcgcacaaaagaagatataaagAACATGTACTTGATGATTTGAGACAACCATCAAAGGCCACGAAATATCGACGGATAACAGaatctgag aaTTATTTTAAGTGCCGAGACCGAGGGAGTTACAAGAAGTATCTCAATTGCCCATCCTCCCACAAAGAAAAGAGACGAGTCTCAACCGAG TTGTCCCAGAATGCTCCTCATGAAGGACCTCTGACAGAAAGTGCAAGCAGTCAGACAGCAGGACTACAGCATGAGCAggacacacaaaacaacaaatcCTCAGAG CCTGACAGTGAGGCAGCCTGGAGACAGTCCCACTTAGTCCAAGTGATGGAATTACCCTCCACGTCAGACCAAGACAGACCTTGGACTCACATAAGTGGGGACCAACCTGATATAAAAATGCTAACAGAATTACAG GACATATCCTGGACACAGCCAGAAGAGAACAAGTCTGTTCCAACTGCTGATCAGCATGAGCCAAACAAAAAG GTATGGCAGGACATATCCTGGACACAACCAGAAGAGAACATGTCTTTTCCAACTCCTGACCAGCAAGAGCCAAACGAAAAGGTTAGTAGCttctatttttgtatgttttctatACAGCATGTTTCTTTTGCTATAGGTTACTTTTTACAATAA